The window GCCTTCACACAGGTCTTTGCAAGCGCCATACATAAGGGCCAGGCAGTGCGTGAATTCCGCACCCAATACCGCACAGAGGGTATGGACAAGGTACTCATCCTGAGCTGTGCCCCGCTTATTCCCCAACCAACCGGCCAGACGCAGCAAGGAACCGAGACCACGGAAGGCGGCGTCCTGCTCATCCGGGATATCACGCGCATCGTTTCGCTGGAAAAGCAGCTACAGGCACGCCACTCATTCAGGAGCATCGTGGGCAAGAGCGAGCGCATGCAAAAGCTCTACACCCTGCTGGAAAGTCTTGCCGAGGTAGACACCACCGTGCTTGTCACAGGCGAATCCGGCACCGGCAAGGAGCTTATCGCAGAAGCTCTGCATCATAACGGAGCCCGGGCACACGGACCACTTATCAAGGTGAACTGCACGGCCCTTTCGGAAAGCCTGCTGGAAAGCGAACTCTTCGGCCATGTACGCGGCGCGTTCACAGGTGCAGTAGCTGACAAGGCTGGCCGATTTGAAGCCGCCGAGGGCGGAACCATATTTCTTGATGAAATCGGCGATGTTTCCCTGCGCATCCAGATTCTGCTGCTGCGTTTTCTGGAATCAAAGGAATTCGAGCGAGTGGGTGACACCGTCACCCGCAAGGCGGATGTGCGCATTGTCGCCGCCACAAACGCCAACCTCGTCCAGAAGATTCACGATGGCACGTTCCGGGCCGATCTATACTACCGCCTGAACGTGATGCACGTGAAACTGCCAGCCCTGCGGGAGAGGCGTGATGACATTCCCCTGCTGGCGAGCCACTTCATCACCCTGTGCAACAAAGAGCTGGGCACCCGGATTTCCGGCATATCCGAAGACGCCATGCACTTCTTCATGCGCCACCAATGGCCCGGCAACGTTCGTGAATTCAAACATGTCATCGAGCATGGCTGCATTCTCGCGCGGCAGGGCCTCATCGGCACGGAACATCTGACCCCCGAGATGCTTGAGCAGCCGCCGCTGCCGGGCATGCCCCATACACCACACCTTCCCGTGGACGGATTCCCCCACGCGGCCCATCCCGTCATTCCGGCCCATCCCAGAAACCACATGGAGCGCCCCGTACCTGCGGCACAGCCCCCAGTTCCGCAGTACGACCGTGCCGGGATGATGGCGCCCCCGGCTCCCCGTCCGGCCTTTCACGACCTCACTCCCGAGGACATCCTTGATGCCATCCGCATCGCCGGAGGCAACAAGGCACAGGCCGCCCGTCTGCTGGGCATTGGCCGGGCCACCCTGTATCGCAAGATGCACGAGCTGGGCATGCCGGTTTAACCACATGTCTCATGAGACATGCTTTGAGACACTCAAACCTGTCTCACGAGACATCAACGAGACACACCAAGACACCCTCTCATAACACAGAATTCTCTCAACTGTTCGTTTTCAATAAGAAAACAAAATATGGCACCACCTTTGCCTTAGTCAGGACAGACGACAGCAAAGGACGCAGCCATGATACGGACAGTTACCCCCTCAGAATTCGCCACCCTGCTCAATGAAGAGCAGCGTCCCGTATTGGCAGGCTGCCTGGAAAACGACCCTTTGCATGCCGATCAGCTGACTACGATTCTGCATATTGAAAAGACATTCAGGGAACAATTTTCGGTCTGTCTGCTGGATCCGGAGTACTTCTCCGAATTCGCCAGAACCTACGCCATAGCAGGCACCCCGTCGTACCTTCTCTTCTATTTGGGGGAAGAGAAGACCAGATTCATCGGCTTTGCAGATGCTCTCAACCTTCTGAACATCCTGCTTATCGATGACTACAGCGAACTGGATACGCTGGAACCGGCCTTCGGCCACAGCAGCGACACGGTCCATCCCGTACCGTGCATGTCCGGACTCTTCCGCAGCTGGAAACGACAGTAACCTGCGAAACAGCGTTCCCATGGAACGCTGCGGGGGAAAGAGCGGCAATGCGAGCGCGGGGGCGCTCCATCCGCAAACAAGGTCGACGCACGCCACAGACGTTTCGGGACGTTTAGGCGGCAAGGGATGAAGAGATGAAAGACAATTCCACAGCATCTTGCTGTGGCGCCGGACACGAGGCTGCACACTCTCGCATACGGCCGCTTTTGGGGAAAAGTGGAAAACCCGCCTTCCGATAATCGGAAGGCGGGTTTGTCTTTTTCCGGAATAATGGGGAGTTGCAACCAGCTCCACCCAAAGGGCTATTTCCTCTTGGTCAACCGCCCCTCATCAAATTCCGCAGTGACCGGAAAAAAAATCGGCGCGGAATGCTCCGCGCCGATTCTCTTCGTTTTCGTTTCCAGCAGAACTAATAACGTTCAAACTCACCATCGTCATCGTTCAACGCGAGCTGCACTCCGGCAACCGGCTTTCTGGCCGGAACGGACTGGGCAGCCGCGACACTTCGGGCAGGGGCTGCAACAAGTTTCTTCTGCCTTCTGCGCGCGCCGTTCCCGTTTCCATTTCCGTTCACCTTGAAAAAGGCAATGGCCTGCTGCAACTGTTCGGCCTGCGCGGAAAACTCCTCAGCAGTGGAAGCAAGCTCTTCAGAAGCGGAGGCGTTCTGCTGGATCACTGAATCAAGCTGGTTTATCGCCGAATTGATCTGGCCTGCCCCCACTTCCTGTTCCGAACAGGCGGCGGCAATCTCGCGCACCATGTCCGCGGTCTTCCGGATATCCGGCACAACGGAATTCAGCATGCTTCCTGCCTCTTCAGCCACACCGACGCTGGACAACGCCAGCTCGGTTATTTCACCGGCGGCCTCGCGCGAACGTTCCGCAAGCTTGCGCACCTCTGCAGCCACCACGGCAAAGCCCTTGCCGTGCTCGCCTGCACGGGCAGCCTCAATGGCTGCGTTCAGGGCAAGCAAGTTGGTCTGGCGGGCAATCTCCTCAATGAAGGAGATCTTGTCGGAAATCTGATGCATGACCTGCACGGTTCGCTGCAACGCCTCGCTGGAACGCTGGGTTTCATCGGAAGCCTTGGTCGCAAGGACCTCTGTCTGCCGGGCGTTTTCCGCATTCTGGCGCACGCCGGCCAGCATTTCGGTCATGGAGGCTGAAACCTGCTCCACGGACGACGCCTGCATGGTGGCACCTTCTGACATGCTCTCAGAAGACGCGGCCAATTCTTCCGAACCGGCGGCCACCTGCTCCGTGGTGTACTGGATATCCTGCACCACATTAATCAGGCGTTCCACCATGGCCTTCATGGAGGCATAAACGCCCCGGGCGTCCTGATGCTCAAAGGCAATGGTCAAATCACCCTGCGATACCGTACCGGCAATGGAGGCCATCTCGTCCGGCTCACCGCCCAGCGTATTGGTTATGTTACGGGTAAACAGCATGCTGACGGCAACGATAACGACAAGAATGGCCAGCGACAGGATGATAACAAGCCGCACCACCCCGGAAATGGCGTCATCCATATCCTGCTGGCGGGCAGCTATGGACTTTTCCACGCCGTCCACATAGATGCCCAT is drawn from Desulfovibrio mangrovi and contains these coding sequences:
- a CDS encoding sigma-54 interaction domain-containing protein; translation: MPDTLDATNPLPADRRAALRALELAATLGHFGTSLDAVENERAILTDTAKKLESLMSFSSQSFFMVDEETFAFQLAWASEPEAGDRIADEVAILIEDRTFAWALGRNKPTVVSTSQGGQLLLHPLTTAAGPVGMFAGLVEDNPADLYADIGYYLITVILFASATLLENFRLFQHLEQSNATLEQQVAERTKALTTSNAQLTEALEENQRYRQYLETVFSSMLDPLITVDRERNIISLNTAAERFFGQQRENLIGMPFGKAFPHAAEAFTQVFASAIHKGQAVREFRTQYRTEGMDKVLILSCAPLIPQPTGQTQQGTETTEGGVLLIRDITRIVSLEKQLQARHSFRSIVGKSERMQKLYTLLESLAEVDTTVLVTGESGTGKELIAEALHHNGARAHGPLIKVNCTALSESLLESELFGHVRGAFTGAVADKAGRFEAAEGGTIFLDEIGDVSLRIQILLLRFLESKEFERVGDTVTRKADVRIVAATNANLVQKIHDGTFRADLYYRLNVMHVKLPALRERRDDIPLLASHFITLCNKELGTRISGISEDAMHFFMRHQWPGNVREFKHVIEHGCILARQGLIGTEHLTPEMLEQPPLPGMPHTPHLPVDGFPHAAHPVIPAHPRNHMERPVPAAQPPVPQYDRAGMMAPPAPRPAFHDLTPEDILDAIRIAGGNKAQAARLLGIGRATLYRKMHELGMPV
- a CDS encoding methyl-accepting chemotaxis protein, with amino-acid sequence MKLRTKMTGFQIVATILTVSLLSVVCVMQMLSYSEKESAAYRTEALEKEESRLKDYVSMAVGAVDSYVQRSKDIEGLKKERKEDLKRVVDAAYSQIVELQKSKGHLPAEQLKQEITALVRSIRFDGGNYLWINDMSPRMIMHPVNAALNGADLGGYKDAKGNLMFQDMVQVCRANGEGMVSYYWAKPGEQVPTLKISYVRLIPGVDWIIGTGAWLEDITEGMKNEAMKQLAKMRLGDGNYFWINDIDGVMISHPTESLVGKGMLDMRDKNGKAFFGAMVDVAKAKGEGMVDYVWPKAGSDKPEPKLSYVRLVKDWNWIVGMGIYVDGVEKSIAARQQDMDDAISGVVRLVIILSLAILVVIVAVSMLFTRNITNTLGGEPDEMASIAGTVSQGDLTIAFEHQDARGVYASMKAMVERLINVVQDIQYTTEQVAAGSEELAASSESMSEGATMQASSVEQVSASMTEMLAGVRQNAENARQTEVLATKASDETQRSSEALQRTVQVMHQISDKISFIEEIARQTNLLALNAAIEAARAGEHGKGFAVVAAEVRKLAERSREAAGEITELALSSVGVAEEAGSMLNSVVPDIRKTADMVREIAAACSEQEVGAGQINSAINQLDSVIQQNASASEELASTAEEFSAQAEQLQQAIAFFKVNGNGNGNGARRRQKKLVAAPARSVAAAQSVPARKPVAGVQLALNDDDGEFERY